In Streptomyces sp. NBC_01426, one genomic interval encodes:
- a CDS encoding LysR family transcriptional regulator yields MDPHLLRTFVAVLDHRSFSTAASALGYTQSAVSQHIAALESDLGARLVERRPVTPTPAGARLMEHVPALLLRLDAARADIARLNQVPTTRLAFACSPAALGTPVARALARLRAGTRVDVEVRVLSREAVIEDVLTARADLGLVDGVTAPSDPLPLPDLGPTTTLAATEEPLAVILPLDHPLAERRSLRLPDLTQAQWIDAPDSAVPLERLRTVCRADGFPSRIRHRGTDLFGLAALAAAGHGLAALPLSSATSLPAVVAVPIRAPRLIHRTELVHPANPTAPARRLIDLILGPPPHP; encoded by the coding sequence ATGGATCCGCATCTGCTGCGCACCTTCGTCGCGGTCCTCGACCACCGCTCCTTCTCCACCGCCGCCTCGGCCCTCGGCTACACCCAGTCCGCGGTGTCCCAGCACATCGCCGCACTCGAATCCGACCTGGGCGCCAGGCTGGTCGAACGTCGGCCCGTGACCCCCACGCCGGCCGGTGCCCGGCTGATGGAACACGTCCCCGCCCTGCTGCTGCGTCTCGACGCCGCCCGCGCCGACATCGCCCGCCTGAACCAGGTCCCCACCACCCGACTCGCCTTCGCGTGCTCGCCCGCGGCCCTCGGTACGCCGGTCGCGCGGGCCCTCGCCCGACTGCGGGCCGGCACGCGCGTGGACGTGGAGGTACGCGTCCTGAGCCGGGAAGCGGTCATCGAGGACGTTCTCACCGCACGGGCCGACCTCGGCCTCGTCGACGGCGTCACCGCCCCCAGCGACCCCCTGCCCCTGCCGGACCTCGGCCCCACCACCACCCTGGCCGCGACCGAGGAACCCCTGGCGGTGATCCTTCCCCTCGACCACCCGCTGGCGGAGCGTCGATCGCTGCGGCTGCCCGACCTCACCCAGGCCCAGTGGATCGACGCCCCCGACAGCGCCGTTCCCCTCGAACGACTGCGTACCGTGTGCCGCGCCGACGGATTCCCTTCGCGGATCCGCCACCGCGGGACCGACCTCTTCGGCCTCGCCGCGCTCGCCGCCGCCGGCCACGGACTCGCGGCACTGCCCCTGTCGTCGGCCACCTCGCTCCCGGCCGTCGTGGCGGTGCCGATCCGCGCACCGCGCCTGATCCACCGCACCGAACTCGTACACCCCGCCAACCCCACCGCTCCCGCACGGCGGTTGATCGACCTCATCCTCGGGCCCCCGCCGCACCCGTGA
- a CDS encoding phospholipase D-like domain-containing protein: MADPASLADRRIRRIRRRLERLIGVAATEGNSVLPLRNGDEIFTAMLDRVDSARHTVDMMTFVYWKGDIARRFAEALAGRARAGVRVRLLLDGFGSRLIEGELLEQMSNAGVEVAWFRKPLYLSPLKQNHRCHRKVLVVDEEVAFTGGVGIAEEWCGDARNPKEWRDTHVELRGPAVDGIAAAFAQNWAECHDDLFDDRDRFVDHKPAGEAIVQVVRGSASFGWQDMQTLMRVVLESAEERVRLATAYFAPDTYFVDLLCATARRGVAVQILLPGSHTDKRVCQLAGQHHYEALTAAGVEIFQYRPTMMHAKVMTMDGVVSLVGSTNFNRRSLDHDEEVMLAVMDVEFTEVLDAHYDQDLDVSDRIKAGRWKRRSLRQRARETAVLPIRRFL, from the coding sequence ATGGCGGACCCCGCCTCCCTCGCCGACCGGCGCATTCGTCGCATCCGCAGGCGCCTGGAACGCCTGATCGGCGTGGCCGCGACCGAGGGGAACAGCGTGCTTCCCCTGCGGAACGGGGACGAGATCTTCACGGCGATGCTGGACCGGGTCGACTCGGCCCGCCACACGGTGGACATGATGACGTTCGTCTACTGGAAGGGCGACATCGCGCGCCGCTTCGCCGAGGCGCTGGCCGGTCGGGCCCGCGCGGGCGTCCGGGTGCGCCTGTTGCTGGACGGCTTCGGCAGCCGCCTCATAGAGGGCGAGCTGCTGGAGCAGATGAGCAACGCCGGCGTCGAGGTCGCCTGGTTCCGCAAGCCGCTCTACCTCTCGCCGCTGAAGCAGAACCACCGCTGCCACCGCAAGGTGCTGGTGGTGGACGAGGAGGTGGCGTTCACCGGGGGCGTCGGCATCGCCGAGGAATGGTGCGGCGACGCGCGCAACCCCAAGGAGTGGCGCGACACCCACGTGGAACTCCGCGGACCGGCCGTCGACGGGATCGCGGCGGCCTTCGCCCAGAACTGGGCGGAGTGCCACGACGACCTCTTCGACGACCGCGACCGGTTCGTGGACCACAAGCCCGCCGGCGAGGCCATCGTTCAGGTGGTCCGCGGCTCGGCCAGCTTCGGCTGGCAGGACATGCAGACGCTGATGCGCGTCGTCCTCGAATCGGCGGAGGAACGGGTCCGTCTGGCCACCGCCTACTTCGCCCCCGACACCTATTTCGTGGACCTGCTGTGCGCGACGGCGCGCCGGGGCGTGGCGGTCCAGATCCTGCTGCCCGGGTCCCACACCGACAAGCGCGTGTGCCAGCTCGCGGGACAGCACCATTACGAGGCCCTGACCGCCGCGGGCGTGGAGATCTTCCAGTACCGGCCGACGATGATGCACGCCAAGGTCATGACCATGGACGGCGTCGTCTCCCTGGTGGGCTCGACGAACTTCAACCGGCGCTCCCTCGACCACGACGAGGAGGTCATGCTCGCGGTGATGGACGTCGAGTTCACGGAGGTGCTCGACGCACACTACGACCAGGACCTGGACGTCAGTGACCGCATCAAGGCCGGCCGGTGGAAGCGCCGCTCGCTGCGCCAGCGCGCCCGCGAGACCGCGGTGCTGCCCATCCGCCGCTTCCTCTGA
- a CDS encoding phosphatase PAP2 family protein produces MSRHFGPDTRFGVRLLATVVVTAVVAVPFALALVLVESGWAPLYRLDRHTAEQLHHSALGRPGWVRVLDFLTNVVWGPLTMRLLVAALVVWLLLRGARRLAVWAAVTAIGSGLLGLLTKNVVERARPHLPDPVADAPGFSFPSGHAMTAMTSCAVLLLALLPLVPRTWRPLPWLLAGLTVLGVGYTRIALGVHWVSDVLGGWLLGLAVVTATTLAFEAWRSDVGRDRTTPAEGLEPEIVGADPEPPVDVRRI; encoded by the coding sequence CCACTTCGGACCCGACACGAGGTTCGGCGTGCGGCTGTTGGCGACGGTGGTCGTCACCGCCGTCGTGGCCGTGCCCTTCGCCCTCGCCCTGGTCCTCGTCGAGTCCGGGTGGGCGCCCCTGTACCGCCTGGACCGGCACACCGCCGAACAGCTCCACCACTCCGCCCTCGGCCGCCCCGGATGGGTGCGGGTGCTCGACTTCCTCACGAACGTCGTGTGGGGGCCGTTGACGATGCGCCTGCTGGTGGCCGCCCTGGTGGTGTGGCTCCTCCTCCGGGGCGCCCGACGCCTGGCCGTGTGGGCGGCCGTCACCGCGATCGGGAGCGGCCTACTGGGCCTGCTCACGAAGAACGTGGTCGAACGCGCCCGCCCCCATCTGCCCGACCCCGTCGCCGACGCGCCGGGCTTCTCCTTCCCCTCCGGGCACGCCATGACCGCCATGACCTCCTGCGCCGTGCTGCTGCTGGCCCTCCTGCCCCTGGTGCCCCGCACGTGGCGGCCGCTGCCGTGGCTGCTCGCCGGCCTCACGGTGCTGGGCGTCGGCTACACGCGGATCGCACTCGGCGTGCACTGGGTGAGCGACGTGCTCGGGGGCTGGCTGCTGGGTCTGGCCGTGGTCACCGCGACCACGCTGGCCTTCGAGGCCTGGCGGTCCGACGTCGGTCGCGACCGCACCACGCCCGCGGAGGGTCTGGAACCCGAGATCGTGGGCGCCGACCCCGAACCGCCCGTCGACGTACGACGCATCTGA
- a CDS encoding zinc-dependent alcohol dehydrogenase family protein → MTNPMTRTVLFHELGGPEVLRVENTDVGEPGPGEVRIRVDAIGLNRAEALFRSGLYIEPVKRFPARLGSEAAGVVEAVGEGVTGLRPGQPVSTVPGFSQNDHGVYAERAIVPASAVLPRPESLGAVEGAAVWMPYVTAYGALVEVGGMRPGDTVVLNAASSSVGLAAIQVAERIGATSIALTRTAAKREALLAQGAAEVIVTDEEDVVERVLAATDGRGAEYVFDAVAGPGVLELGKVVAADGMLLVYGALSGLPTPYPGLDLGMPALNMRTYTMLETTARPERLRRAQAFVASGLRSGAFRPVVDRTFELDEIVEAHRYLESNAQIGKIVVTVSP, encoded by the coding sequence ATGACGAACCCGATGACCAGGACGGTGCTGTTCCACGAACTCGGCGGGCCCGAGGTGTTGAGGGTGGAGAACACGGACGTCGGAGAGCCGGGACCGGGTGAGGTGCGGATCCGTGTCGACGCCATCGGCCTGAACCGGGCGGAGGCGCTGTTCCGCAGCGGCCTCTACATCGAGCCGGTGAAGCGCTTCCCCGCGCGCCTGGGTTCCGAGGCCGCCGGAGTCGTCGAGGCGGTCGGCGAGGGCGTCACCGGGTTACGGCCCGGACAGCCGGTGAGCACCGTTCCCGGCTTCTCGCAGAACGACCACGGGGTCTACGCGGAACGGGCGATCGTGCCCGCCTCGGCGGTGCTGCCCCGCCCCGAAAGCCTCGGAGCCGTCGAGGGCGCCGCGGTGTGGATGCCCTACGTGACGGCCTACGGTGCGCTCGTGGAAGTCGGTGGGATGCGTCCCGGCGACACGGTCGTACTGAACGCGGCGTCCAGCAGCGTGGGTCTCGCCGCCATCCAGGTCGCCGAGCGCATCGGTGCCACGTCGATCGCCCTCACCCGCACCGCCGCCAAGCGGGAGGCCCTGCTCGCACAGGGCGCGGCGGAGGTGATCGTGACCGACGAGGAGGACGTGGTCGAGCGGGTGCTCGCGGCGACCGACGGTCGCGGCGCGGAGTACGTCTTCGACGCCGTCGCCGGTCCCGGTGTACTCGAACTCGGGAAGGTGGTCGCCGCCGACGGGATGCTCCTCGTGTACGGCGCCCTCAGCGGCCTGCCGACCCCCTACCCGGGCCTCGATCTGGGCATGCCCGCGCTGAACATGCGGACGTACACCATGCTGGAGACGACCGCCCGGCCCGAACGACTCCGACGGGCGCAGGCCTTCGTGGCGTCCGGTCTGCGCTCGGGCGCCTTCCGGCCGGTGGTGGACCGGACGTTCGAACTGGACGAGATCGTCGAGGCCCACCGGTACCTGGAGTCGAACGCCCAGATCGGCAAGATCGTGGTCACCGTCTCCCCTTGA
- a CDS encoding restriction endonuclease: MTIPVRPEYTARPRYRFSTRSTARWFVIAALTVCGAGLTLRVLADAAREHPLVAALVVLACVAVAGCSAPARRSLRIRRAARRTARTLRCAAATAVETAETAEAEAAAAAAEAEAVAAAEAAAAAVEAPVYEVRGVDYTLLDAYEFEQAVADLCERDGCRDVQVVGGAGDLGADVLATAPDGRRVVIQCKRYGPTNKVGSQDMQRFGGTCFAVHEAQLAAVVTTSEYTQPAVEYAEQCGILCFDRQALDDWSAGTGPAPWDTVYGVDDPAVVA, from the coding sequence ATGACCATACCCGTCCGACCCGAGTACACCGCCAGACCTCGGTACCGGTTCAGCACACGCTCCACCGCCCGCTGGTTCGTCATCGCCGCCCTGACGGTGTGCGGCGCGGGCCTCACCCTGCGGGTCCTGGCCGACGCCGCCCGGGAGCACCCCCTCGTCGCCGCCCTGGTCGTCCTGGCGTGCGTGGCGGTGGCCGGATGCTCGGCTCCCGCGCGGCGCAGCCTGCGGATCCGCAGGGCGGCCCGGCGCACCGCGCGCACCCTGCGGTGCGCCGCGGCCACCGCCGTCGAGACGGCCGAGACGGCGGAGGCCGAAGCGGCGGCAGCCGCCGCGGAGGCCGAGGCCGTCGCGGCGGCGGAAGCGGCTGCGGCGGCCGTGGAAGCCCCGGTGTACGAGGTCCGCGGGGTCGACTACACCCTGCTGGACGCCTACGAGTTCGAGCAGGCCGTCGCCGACCTCTGCGAGCGGGACGGGTGCCGCGACGTCCAGGTCGTCGGCGGGGCCGGGGACCTGGGGGCCGACGTCCTCGCCACCGCCCCCGACGGCCGCCGCGTCGTCATCCAGTGCAAGCGCTACGGCCCCACCAACAAGGTGGGTTCCCAGGACATGCAGCGTTTCGGCGGCACCTGCTTCGCCGTGCACGAGGCCCAGCTCGCGGCGGTGGTGACCACGAGCGAGTACACCCAGCCCGCCGTCGAGTACGCCGAGCAGTGCGGGATCCTCTGCTTCGACCGGCAGGCGCTCGACGACTGGTCGGCCGGCACGGGTCCGGCGCCGTGGGACACCGTGTACGGCGTGGACGACCCCGCGGTCGTGGCCTGA
- a CDS encoding CTP synthase C-terminal region-related (seleno)protein — MNPTARVALVGDRSDSVHSHVRVPGLIEALRLRDGLDLDAYWIPTEEAGLGVEGFDAVWVLPGSPYRSESGVLTAIRSARENGVPFLGTCGGFQHALLEFARNVCGLERARHAENDPTTAPEDSVVVPLACSLMGHEGTVRVAPDSRAAHLLGSARTRARYHCAYGPNPYHLELVRAHGLTFPGTDESGEVRIVELSTHPFFLATLFQPELDGDGARAHPLISGFAAAAVERARIRTYAI, encoded by the coding sequence ATGAACCCCACCGCACGTGTCGCCCTCGTGGGCGACCGTTCCGACTCCGTCCACTCCCATGTTCGCGTCCCCGGCCTGATCGAGGCGCTGCGCCTGCGCGACGGGCTGGACCTGGACGCCTACTGGATCCCCACCGAAGAGGCCGGGCTGGGGGTGGAGGGCTTCGACGCGGTCTGGGTGCTGCCCGGCAGTCCGTACCGCAGCGAGAGCGGTGTACTGACGGCGATCCGTTCGGCACGCGAGAACGGTGTTCCCTTCCTGGGCACCTGCGGCGGTTTCCAGCACGCTTTGTTGGAGTTCGCACGGAACGTCTGCGGTCTGGAGCGTGCCCGACACGCGGAGAACGATCCGACGACCGCGCCCGAGGATTCCGTGGTCGTCCCCTTGGCCTGTTCACTGATGGGTCACGAGGGGACCGTACGCGTGGCCCCGGACTCGCGCGCGGCCCATCTGTTGGGGTCCGCTCGGACCCGGGCGCGCTACCACTGCGCCTACGGACCCAACCCGTACCACCTCGAACTCGTGCGGGCACACGGGCTGACCTTTCCGGGCACCGACGAATCCGGCGAGGTCCGCATCGTCGAACTGTCCACGCACCCGTTCTTCCTGGCCACGCTCTTCCAACCGGAACTCGACGGGGACGGCGCCCGCGCCCACCCGCTGATCAGCGGATTCGCCGCAGCCGCCGTCGAGCGTGCACGAATCCGCACCTACGCGATCTGA
- a CDS encoding ArsR/SmtB family transcription factor, which translates to MDTDRVPAHPDLRTITLQQVLEAVVEPVRRSILIQLRDSPADIKCGAFDLPVSKSTATHHFRILREAGLIRQYYAGTSRMNALRHAETDEAFPGLLDAIVAAERRATRS; encoded by the coding sequence ATGGACACCGACCGCGTCCCCGCACACCCCGACCTGCGGACGATCACCCTCCAGCAGGTGCTCGAAGCCGTCGTCGAGCCCGTGCGGCGGAGCATCCTCATCCAACTGCGCGACTCCCCCGCCGACATCAAGTGCGGGGCGTTCGACCTTCCCGTGAGCAAGTCCACGGCCACGCACCACTTTCGGATCCTGCGCGAGGCGGGCCTCATCCGGCAGTACTACGCGGGCACCTCACGGATGAACGCCCTGAGGCACGCGGAGACGGACGAGGCCTTCCCCGGCCTCCTCGACGCGATCGTGGCCGCCGAGCGTCGGGCCACGAGGTCATAG